From a region of the Zingiber officinale cultivar Zhangliang chromosome 4B, Zo_v1.1, whole genome shotgun sequence genome:
- the LOC121978106 gene encoding uncharacterized protein Mb2253c-like translates to MHLSVWLDYRTTNNEAEYEALIAGLQVARHVGASNVLIHSDLHLAAQQLSGAFEISNVRLKLYAEAFTKLKAGFREVLIQKIPRAENQAADELAKLASSISPIVIERPVEQVSLVAHIDRMEGLTFPNDWRTAIVEFLKARATPPGREEAHMLRRRAGRFVLIGD, encoded by the coding sequence ATGCACCTGTCCGTGTGGCTGGACTATCGAacaaccaataatgaagcagagtatgaggcgctAATAGCAGGGTTGCAAGTCGCTCGACATGTGGGAGCTAGCAATGTTTTGATTCATTCAGATTTACATttagccgctcagcaactttcgggagcatttgagataagcaacGTCAGGCTCAAACTTTATGCGGAAGCCTTCACAAAACTAAAAGCCGGTTTCCGAGAGGTGCTGATACAGAAGATTCCCCGAGCGGAGAATCAGGCTGCAGATGAGCTGGCTAAGCTAGCCAGCTCGATATCACCAATCGTCATCGAGCGGCCAGTCGAGCAGGTGTCTCTGGTCGCCCACATCGACCGAATGGAGGGGCTCACATTCCCAAACGACTGGCGGACAGCCATAGTGGAGTTCCTAAAGGCAAGAGCAACACCGCCCGGTCGGGAGGAAGCGcatatgctaaggaggagagctggTCGGTTCGTGCTCATCGGCGACTAG